In one Lepidochelys kempii isolate rLepKem1 unplaced genomic scaffold, rLepKem1.hap2 scaffold_174, whole genome shotgun sequence genomic region, the following are encoded:
- the NLGN2 gene encoding neuroligin-2 isoform X2 has product MLPGIMLPVWFTDNLEVVAGYVLNQSEDCLYLNLYVPMEDDIRDSGKKPVMLFLHGGSYMEGTGNMFDASVLAAYGNVIVVTMNYRLGVLGFLSTGDQSAKGNYGLLDQIQALRWLNENIGHFGGDPERITIFGSGAGASCVNLLILSHHSEGLFQKAIAQSGTAISSWSVNYQPLKYTRMLASKVGCDHLDTSETVDCLRRKPYRELVDQDIQPARYHIAFGPVVDGDVVPDDPEILMQQGEFLNYDILIGVNQGEGLKFVEDSMENEDGISASYFDFTISNFVDNLYGYPEGKDILRETIKFMYTDWADRDNGEMRRKTLLALFTDHQWVAPAVATAKLHAEYQSPVYFYTFYHHCQTDTRPEWADAAHGDEIPYVFGVPMIGATDLFPCNFSKNDIMLSAVVMTYWTNFAKTGDPNQPVPQDTKFIHTKPNRFEEVVWTKFNTKDKQYLHIGLKPRVRDNYRANKVAFWLELVPHLHHLHDPVYTSTTTRVPPYGTRWPPGSRAGPSTTRRPFPTLPPDEDEADDRRRYAPFPGDSRDYSTELSVTVAVGASLLFLNILAFAALYYKRDKRHELRAGVLGGRRPSPQRNAANDLVHGGQEEELMSLQIKHSEHDAHDLEVLRPHEILRPACPPDYTLALRRAPDDVPLMTPNTITMIPSTITGMQALHPFNTFPTGHNNTLPHPHSTTRV; this is encoded by the exons aTATCCGGGACAGCGGGAAGAAGCCAGTGATGCTGTTTCTGCACggtggctcctacatggaggggACGGGGAACATGTTCGATGCCAGCGTCCTGGCTGCCTATGGCAACGTCATCGTCGTCACCATGAACTACCGTCTGGGGGTGCTGG GATTCCTGAGCACCGGGGACCAGTCGGCCAAGGGGAACTATGGGCTTTTGGACCAGATCCAGGCCCTGCGGTGGCTCAACGAGAACATCGGGCACTTTGGGGGGGACCCCGAACGCATCACCATCTTCGGGTCCGGCGCCGGAGCCTCCTGCGTCAACCTCCTCATCCTGTCCCACCACTCAGAAG GTCTCTTTCAAAAGGCCATAGCTCAGAGTGGCACGGCCATCTCCAGTTGGTCCGTCAACTACCAGCCCCTGAAATACACCCGCATGCTGGCCTCCAAGGTGGGCTGTGACCACCTGGACACCAGCGAGACGGTGGATTGCCTGCGCCGAAAGCCGTACCGGGAGCTGGTCGACCAGGACATCCAGCCGGCCCGTTACCACATCGCCTTCGGGCCAGTGGTGGACGGGGACGTGGTGCCGGACGACCCGGAGATCCTCATGCAGCAGGGGGAATTTCTCAACTACGACATCCTCATCGGGGTGAACCAGGGCGAGGGGCTGAAATTCGTGGAGGACTCGATGGAGAACGAAGACGGGATTTCGGCCAGCTACTTCGACTTCACCATCTCCAACTTCGTGGACAACCTCTACGGCTACCCCGAGGGGAAAGACATCCTGCGGGAGACCATCAAGTTCATGTACACGGACTGGGCCGACCGGGACAACGGGGAGATGCGGCGGAAGACCCTGCTGGCGCTCTTCACCGACCACCAGTGGGTGGCGCCGGCCGTGGCCACGGCCAAGCTCCACGCCGAATACCAGTCCCCCGTGTACTTCTACACCTTCTACCACCACTGCCAGACCGACACCCGGCCCGAGTGGGCCGACGCCGCCCACGGGGACGAAATCCCCTATGTCTTCGGGGTGCCCATGATCGGCGCCACCGACCTCTTCCCCTGCAACTTCTCCAAGAACGACATCATGCTGAGCGCCGTGGTCATGACCTACTGGACCAACTTCGCCAAGACGGG GGACCCCAACCAGCCAGTGCCGCAGGACACCAAATTCATCCACACCAAGCCGAACCGCTTCGAGGAGGTGGTGTGGACCAAGTTCAACACCAAGGACAAGCAGTACCTCCACATCGGCCTCAAGCCCCGGGTGCGGGACAACTACCGGGCCAACAAGGTGGCTTTCTGGCTGGAGCTCGTGCCTCACCTCCACCACCTCCATGACCCCGTCTACACCTCCACCACCACCCGCGTCCCGCCCTACGGCACCCGCTGGCCCCCCGGCTCCCGGGCGGGGCCCAGCACCACCCGccggcccttccccaccctgccgCCGGACGAGGACGAGGCGGACGACCGCCGGCGCTACGCCCCTTTCCCGGGGGACTCGCGGGACTACTCCACCGAGCTGAGCGTCACCGTGGCCGTGGGGGCCTCCTTGCTCTTCCTCAACATCCTGGCCTTCGCCGCCCTCTACTACAAGCGGGACAAGCGGCACGAGCTGCGGGCGGGCGTGCTGGGAGGCCGGCGCCCCAGCCCCCAGCGCAACGCGGCCAACGACCTGGTGCACGGAGGCCAGGAGGAGGAGCTCATGTCCCTGCAGATCAAACACTCGGAGCACGACGCTCACGACCTGGAGGTGCTGAGACCCCACGAGATCCTGCGCCCGGCCTGCCCTCCGGACTACACCCTGGCTCTGCGCCGGGCGCCGGACGACGTGCCCCTCATGACGCCCAACACCATTACCATGATCCCCAGTACCATTACGGGCATGCAGGCCCTGCACCCTTTCAACACCTTCCCCACCGGGCACAacaacaccctgccccaccctcactccaccacCCGGGTATAg
- the NLGN2 gene encoding neuroligin-2 isoform X1 → MLPGIMLPVWFTDNLEVVAGYVLNQSEDCLYLNLYVPMEDGPLTKKRDEPSGNSPSGDEDIRDSGKKPVMLFLHGGSYMEGTGNMFDASVLAAYGNVIVVTMNYRLGVLGFLSTGDQSAKGNYGLLDQIQALRWLNENIGHFGGDPERITIFGSGAGASCVNLLILSHHSEGLFQKAIAQSGTAISSWSVNYQPLKYTRMLASKVGCDHLDTSETVDCLRRKPYRELVDQDIQPARYHIAFGPVVDGDVVPDDPEILMQQGEFLNYDILIGVNQGEGLKFVEDSMENEDGISASYFDFTISNFVDNLYGYPEGKDILRETIKFMYTDWADRDNGEMRRKTLLALFTDHQWVAPAVATAKLHAEYQSPVYFYTFYHHCQTDTRPEWADAAHGDEIPYVFGVPMIGATDLFPCNFSKNDIMLSAVVMTYWTNFAKTGDPNQPVPQDTKFIHTKPNRFEEVVWTKFNTKDKQYLHIGLKPRVRDNYRANKVAFWLELVPHLHHLHDPVYTSTTTRVPPYGTRWPPGSRAGPSTTRRPFPTLPPDEDEADDRRRYAPFPGDSRDYSTELSVTVAVGASLLFLNILAFAALYYKRDKRHELRAGVLGGRRPSPQRNAANDLVHGGQEEELMSLQIKHSEHDAHDLEVLRPHEILRPACPPDYTLALRRAPDDVPLMTPNTITMIPSTITGMQALHPFNTFPTGHNNTLPHPHSTTRV, encoded by the exons aTATCCGGGACAGCGGGAAGAAGCCAGTGATGCTGTTTCTGCACggtggctcctacatggaggggACGGGGAACATGTTCGATGCCAGCGTCCTGGCTGCCTATGGCAACGTCATCGTCGTCACCATGAACTACCGTCTGGGGGTGCTGG GATTCCTGAGCACCGGGGACCAGTCGGCCAAGGGGAACTATGGGCTTTTGGACCAGATCCAGGCCCTGCGGTGGCTCAACGAGAACATCGGGCACTTTGGGGGGGACCCCGAACGCATCACCATCTTCGGGTCCGGCGCCGGAGCCTCCTGCGTCAACCTCCTCATCCTGTCCCACCACTCAGAAG GTCTCTTTCAAAAGGCCATAGCTCAGAGTGGCACGGCCATCTCCAGTTGGTCCGTCAACTACCAGCCCCTGAAATACACCCGCATGCTGGCCTCCAAGGTGGGCTGTGACCACCTGGACACCAGCGAGACGGTGGATTGCCTGCGCCGAAAGCCGTACCGGGAGCTGGTCGACCAGGACATCCAGCCGGCCCGTTACCACATCGCCTTCGGGCCAGTGGTGGACGGGGACGTGGTGCCGGACGACCCGGAGATCCTCATGCAGCAGGGGGAATTTCTCAACTACGACATCCTCATCGGGGTGAACCAGGGCGAGGGGCTGAAATTCGTGGAGGACTCGATGGAGAACGAAGACGGGATTTCGGCCAGCTACTTCGACTTCACCATCTCCAACTTCGTGGACAACCTCTACGGCTACCCCGAGGGGAAAGACATCCTGCGGGAGACCATCAAGTTCATGTACACGGACTGGGCCGACCGGGACAACGGGGAGATGCGGCGGAAGACCCTGCTGGCGCTCTTCACCGACCACCAGTGGGTGGCGCCGGCCGTGGCCACGGCCAAGCTCCACGCCGAATACCAGTCCCCCGTGTACTTCTACACCTTCTACCACCACTGCCAGACCGACACCCGGCCCGAGTGGGCCGACGCCGCCCACGGGGACGAAATCCCCTATGTCTTCGGGGTGCCCATGATCGGCGCCACCGACCTCTTCCCCTGCAACTTCTCCAAGAACGACATCATGCTGAGCGCCGTGGTCATGACCTACTGGACCAACTTCGCCAAGACGGG GGACCCCAACCAGCCAGTGCCGCAGGACACCAAATTCATCCACACCAAGCCGAACCGCTTCGAGGAGGTGGTGTGGACCAAGTTCAACACCAAGGACAAGCAGTACCTCCACATCGGCCTCAAGCCCCGGGTGCGGGACAACTACCGGGCCAACAAGGTGGCTTTCTGGCTGGAGCTCGTGCCTCACCTCCACCACCTCCATGACCCCGTCTACACCTCCACCACCACCCGCGTCCCGCCCTACGGCACCCGCTGGCCCCCCGGCTCCCGGGCGGGGCCCAGCACCACCCGccggcccttccccaccctgccgCCGGACGAGGACGAGGCGGACGACCGCCGGCGCTACGCCCCTTTCCCGGGGGACTCGCGGGACTACTCCACCGAGCTGAGCGTCACCGTGGCCGTGGGGGCCTCCTTGCTCTTCCTCAACATCCTGGCCTTCGCCGCCCTCTACTACAAGCGGGACAAGCGGCACGAGCTGCGGGCGGGCGTGCTGGGAGGCCGGCGCCCCAGCCCCCAGCGCAACGCGGCCAACGACCTGGTGCACGGAGGCCAGGAGGAGGAGCTCATGTCCCTGCAGATCAAACACTCGGAGCACGACGCTCACGACCTGGAGGTGCTGAGACCCCACGAGATCCTGCGCCCGGCCTGCCCTCCGGACTACACCCTGGCTCTGCGCCGGGCGCCGGACGACGTGCCCCTCATGACGCCCAACACCATTACCATGATCCCCAGTACCATTACGGGCATGCAGGCCCTGCACCCTTTCAACACCTTCCCCACCGGGCACAacaacaccctgccccaccctcactccaccacCCGGGTATAg